From a single Nostoc sp. MS1 genomic region:
- a CDS encoding IS5 family transposase produces the protein MYRRAQKQEKAAENFELPFGGKLASDNRWVIMANMIPWSKFEAEYAEIFSARMGAPAKTFRMALGALIIKEKLGISDRETVEQIRENPYLQYFIGMSAYSNESAFDPSMLVHFRERIDIELVNKINQEIVRKMLENKQEVEVRAKKPEVEDSKSKPANRGKLILDASCAPADISYPTDLGLLNQARKQTETIIDTLYKSLLVRNINKPRTYRNKARKDYLAVAKKRKPTVKERRKAIRKQLQYINRNLTHIQQLINLGASLLKLSNSQYKMLLVVAEVYRQQLWLYENQKISIQDRIVSLNQPHIRPIIRGKAGRTVEFGAKFSASYYDGYVFLDHISWDNFNESGDLKSQVEAYKNYTGYYPESVHVDKIYRTRENRAWCQERGIRISGPPLGRPPQNVSPEKKKQAAYDERIRNCIEGKFGQGKRRFSLGRVMAKLPHTSFTAIAITFLVMNLSTLLLRLFCVFFCLFFKTESFFTSSIIETDISLNLKQQKLIFFLD, from the coding sequence ATGTATCGAAGAGCGCAAAAGCAAGAAAAAGCAGCAGAAAACTTTGAACTACCCTTTGGGGGAAAACTAGCGTCAGATAACCGATGGGTAATCATGGCGAACATGATACCTTGGTCAAAATTTGAAGCAGAGTACGCAGAAATATTTTCAGCAAGAATGGGAGCGCCAGCCAAAACATTTAGAATGGCGTTGGGAGCATTAATAATTAAAGAAAAATTAGGAATAAGTGACAGAGAGACAGTAGAACAAATTCGGGAGAACCCGTATCTGCAATACTTTATAGGAATGTCAGCATATAGTAATGAATCTGCATTTGACCCGTCAATGCTAGTTCATTTTAGAGAAAGGATAGATATAGAATTAGTCAATAAAATCAATCAAGAAATAGTCAGGAAGATGTTAGAAAATAAACAGGAGGTAGAAGTAAGAGCAAAAAAGCCAGAGGTCGAGGATTCAAAAAGTAAGCCAGCCAATAGAGGAAAATTAATATTAGATGCTAGTTGTGCGCCAGCAGACATAAGTTATCCGACAGATTTAGGATTATTAAATCAAGCCAGAAAGCAAACAGAAACAATCATAGATACATTATATAAGTCCTTATTAGTAAGAAATATCAACAAACCAAGAACCTACAGAAACAAAGCAAGAAAGGATTATTTAGCAGTAGCCAAGAAAAGAAAACCAACAGTTAAAGAAAGAAGGAAAGCTATCAGAAAGCAACTGCAATATATCAACAGAAATTTAACTCATATTCAGCAGCTAATAAATTTAGGTGCGTCACTATTAAAACTGAGCAACAGTCAATATAAGATGTTGCTAGTAGTAGCAGAAGTTTATCGTCAACAGTTATGGTTATATGAAAATCAAAAAATTAGTATACAAGACCGCATTGTCAGTTTAAACCAACCACACATTCGTCCGATTATCCGAGGTAAAGCCGGGAGAACAGTAGAGTTTGGGGCTAAGTTTTCAGCTAGTTACTATGATGGCTATGTATTTTTAGACCATATTAGTTGGGACAACTTTAACGAATCAGGAGACTTAAAATCACAAGTAGAAGCATACAAAAACTACACCGGATATTATCCTGAATCAGTTCATGTTGATAAGATTTATCGGACGAGGGAGAATCGAGCTTGGTGTCAAGAAAGGGGAATTAGAATTAGTGGCCCACCACTAGGTAGACCCCCCCAAAATGTCAGCCCTGAAAAGAAGAAACAAGCCGCTTATGACGAAAGGATTCGTAATTGTATTGAGGGCAAGTTTGGACAAGGTAAACGAAGATTTAGCCTTGGTAGAGTTATGGCTAAACTTCCTCATACTTCTTTCACCGCTATTGCCATAACTTTTTTAGTTATGAATCTTTCTACTCTGCTATTACGGCTTTTTTGTGTATTTTTTTGCCTATTTTTCAAAACTGAGTCTTTTTTTACTTCTTCTATTATCGAAACTGATATTTCATTAAACCTTAAACAACAAAAACTTATCTTTTTTCTGGACTGA
- a CDS encoding glutathione S-transferase family protein has protein sequence MSNVQLYFAKASTFSQRTRVVLLEKDIDFTPIEINLQDKPEGYTQISRYGKVPTIKHGDVVIYESAIINEYLDEVFPEPALLPRDSAKKAIARIWIDYANTRFVPAFNKFLRGKDSQEQEQGRKEFTEALLYIEQEAFGEGEYFLGDQFSLVDISFYPWFERLPLLEYFRKFTLPAETPRLHTWWNLVRERASIQSVANPVDFYLGLAE, from the coding sequence ATGAGCAACGTACAACTTTACTTCGCTAAAGCATCTACCTTCTCGCAACGTACCCGTGTAGTTTTACTGGAGAAAGATATTGATTTTACTCCGATAGAAATTAATTTACAGGACAAGCCAGAAGGTTATACGCAAATTTCCCGTTATGGTAAAGTTCCGACTATTAAGCATGGCGATGTTGTAATTTACGAGTCTGCCATTATCAATGAATATCTAGATGAAGTTTTCCCAGAACCAGCGTTATTACCTCGTGATTCAGCCAAGAAAGCGATCGCTCGTATCTGGATAGACTACGCTAATACTCGCTTTGTCCCTGCATTTAACAAATTCCTACGCGGTAAAGATAGCCAAGAACAGGAACAAGGACGAAAAGAGTTTACAGAAGCACTTTTATATATAGAACAAGAAGCCTTTGGTGAAGGTGAATATTTCTTAGGCGATCAGTTTAGTCTGGTTGATATCAGCTTCTATCCTTGGTTTGAACGCCTACCACTGTTAGAATACTTCCGTAAATTTACACTCCCAGCAGAAACGCCTCGTTTGCATACATGGTGGAATTTGGTACGCGAGCGCGCCTCAATTCAATCAGTAGCTAATCCTGTAGACTTCTATTTAGGGCTGGCTGAATAA
- the psbA gene encoding photosystem II q(b) protein, with the protein MTATLQQRQSANVWEQFCNWITSTNNRLYIGWFGVLMIPTLLAATTCFIIAFIAAPPVDIDGIREPVAGSLLYGNNIISGAVVPSSNAIGLHFYPIWEAASLDEWLYNGGPYQLVVFHFLIGVFCYLGREWELSYRLGMRPWICLAFSAPVAAATAVFLIYPIGQGSFSDGMPLGISGTFNFMIVFQAEHNILMHPFHMLGVAGVFGGSLFSAMHGSLVTSSLVRETTENESQNYGYKFGQEEETYNIVAAHGYFGRLIFQYASFNNSRSLHFFLAAWPVVGIWFTALGVSTMAFNLNGFNFNQSIIDSQGRVINTWADIINRANLGMEVMHERNAHNFPLDLAAGDAAPVALSAPAIHG; encoded by the coding sequence ATGACAGCAACCTTACAACAGCGCCAAAGCGCCAACGTATGGGAGCAGTTCTGCAACTGGATCACCAGCACCAACAACCGCCTATACATCGGTTGGTTCGGCGTACTCATGATCCCCACCTTGCTAGCTGCAACCACCTGCTTCATCATCGCCTTCATCGCCGCACCTCCAGTAGACATCGATGGTATCCGCGAACCCGTAGCTGGTTCCTTACTATATGGAAACAACATCATCTCTGGTGCAGTTGTTCCTTCTTCTAACGCAATTGGTTTACACTTCTACCCAATTTGGGAAGCAGCATCCTTAGATGAGTGGTTGTACAACGGTGGCCCTTACCAATTAGTAGTATTCCACTTCCTAATCGGCGTATTCTGCTACCTCGGTCGTGAGTGGGAATTATCCTACCGCTTGGGTATGCGTCCTTGGATCTGCCTAGCATTCTCTGCTCCAGTAGCAGCAGCAACCGCAGTATTCTTGATCTACCCCATCGGACAAGGTTCCTTCTCAGATGGAATGCCCTTGGGTATCAGTGGTACATTCAACTTCATGATCGTGTTCCAAGCAGAACACAACATCCTGATGCACCCCTTCCACATGTTAGGTGTGGCTGGTGTATTCGGTGGTTCTTTGTTCAGTGCAATGCACGGTTCATTGGTAACTTCCTCTTTGGTTCGTGAAACAACCGAGAACGAATCACAAAACTACGGTTACAAATTCGGACAAGAAGAAGAAACCTACAACATCGTTGCAGCACACGGTTACTTCGGACGCTTAATCTTCCAATACGCATCCTTCAACAACTCCCGTTCCTTGCACTTCTTCCTAGCTGCATGGCCCGTAGTTGGTATCTGGTTCACCGCGTTGGGTGTAAGCACAATGGCGTTCAACCTCAACGGTTTCAACTTCAACCAGTCGATCATCGACTCACAAGGTCGTGTCATCAACACCTGGGCTGACATCATCAACCGCGCTAACTTGGGTATGGAAGTCATGCACGAGCGTAACGCTCACAACTTCCCCTTAGACTTGGCTGCTGGCGATGCTGCTCCTGTTGCATTAAGCGCTCCTGCTATCCACGGTTAA